In Syngnathus scovelli strain Florida chromosome 16, RoL_Ssco_1.2, whole genome shotgun sequence, the genomic stretch AGCGAGGGATGCTGGAAAAATGTTGGTTTCCGTGCGAGGGTAGCTGATAAACCTTCACAGAAACAGCCACAATATTTAAAGTCAACTTTAGCCCAAAATCGTAAATGGGTGGCCAAAAACATACTAACTCACTCTCACCCTTGTGTGTAAAGTTTCTCTGCAATTTTCATTGTCTCTTTTGCACTGATTCTCAGCTTCCGAGATGCCAGTTTTTCCAATTCCTGATGCGGGGAGGGGAGAAAATGCACATGATCAGGCTCATGGAAGCGATGGCGGTCGAGGCGAGTGTACTGGCGGCTGCTTGACTTTACCACAGTGTCCAAAGGCATTGGTCTCCACTTGCTCTTGGGCTTACTGGTTACTGAGGTGACTGTTGCTATGGGATCCTAGGAAAGAAGTGAAAACGTACACTACAGTATACTCACTTGTAACAGTTTTGTATTCGGCTTCATTACATTGTGCATGTTTCTAAGCCAGCGGCAACCATGGTTAGATCAAAATCTGCAATAATCACTAAATCAGACATTTCTATAATTGGGATGACTCTGACACTAGTCTGCATAACATAACTTATAATGGGCTTTAAAAACATTTGGTGTTTTTCTGACCTCTTGTGGAAGGTATTGGCTCAAAGTTGCGATAAATATCTCGGCTCGAATTATTTCATCAATCCGAATCAACATCAGTGGTGTAAGTTACTGTAACAACTTTGTCAAGTATCATTTTGTTGTATACTTATGCGTGGGTGTGATTTATTACAGTCcacttttaaaaatgaaaacaagagcAGGATGGTGTTTATCTTTGGATTACTGTGTGTTCTGCTCAGCTCTGAGTAATTTGGCAAAGAGCGCTTGTACAGTAAGTGCTCTTCTCGCACAGTCATGGATTCCGTTGCTGTCTACTGAGAGTAGACACACTGAATCAACATCATGTGCTTAATTAACCAGTGTACCTCCATGCAAATCTGGTAGAGCACTAGGCAAGCTGTGTGGTTGAATAGCCGATATCGTTTCCATCCAAATTCCACAGTGTCCTCCTCAACTTCGTGTAGCACTTCAACAAAGAAGCAGAAAGACCCAGGTTTAAATAAAATTTCTATTCCCCTAACCTACTAACACCAAACCTCAAGTGGATTTGCATGCACCTTTAATCTTGTAgaaagtctcaggaatgaaagccTGGATGGCTTTGAAACGCTCCACCACGAAACCCAGAGTGGGAAACTGGCAGCTGCCGTAAGAGATGAGCTGATTGGCCAGAGACTCTGGGAAGATCTTCTGGAGGCGAAGGGTCTGGAATCTTGTGAAGGatgcacctgtgtgtgttcaggGAGAAGTTCGTAAGGCTACCGACATATCATCTGCGGCATCACAGAATCTTGAAAGCATCTCACAGAGATACCGTGTATGCGCTTCCTCACCTATCCGCAAGTCGAGCTCTTGGCGGACATCAACGGCGTCACTGACGTTAACGTCCGGCTCGGCTAGTGTCTCGCAAGCTCTCCGAATGGAGTTGGGGGTGATTTCAGAAAACTTTGCCCGAAACACTTGCAAATTAGGcttcactaaaaaaaaaaaaaaaaatcttttacacCAACTTATTAATGCATATCCACAACTGTACCTTCATTTATTTTAAGATGTTTTGAATTGTTCAACTTTCAGTTAACCTTACCTGCCTTACAGACATTGATGACTTCAAAGCCAATGTTCTCTCCTTCTCTGTCACAGTCAGTCCAGATAATTAAGGCCTGGCATTGTCTCACCTCCTTTTCCAGTGTACGCTGGAACGATAGCAACGGAAGAAGTTTGTAACAACATAATAACAGAGGGAAGTTGCAGTAGAAGGCTAGATAATATGTTTCAAAGCAAAGAATTATCTTGCTTCTTTTGGTAATTGCTTAGAAAGGTAAGGAGACATACCTTAATTTGTACCATGCCATCTGGGCAATACTTCTCGACTTCGGCATCAAATAACAGCACTGGATTGCAACTGCGCCTTTGGAAAGAAAATGTAAATATGAAATCATCTGCAGAATGCAAAGTCACATAGTATCCAAGCTTACCATTTATCATAAGGGGCTTTAAACTCAAGACCTAATAAATGTCCCGAGACTGATGTCATTGCTACCGTCACGTTCTAGATGTGAACATAGAGAAACAGGCAATTAGAGGAAGCAAAAGAAACAGGTGTATTATGCATTTCGTTGCTTATACATACCTGACCAAAGAGATGATATTCATACTCATAGATCTTGTTAAATTTGGACAGTCCTTCcctctaaaaaataaaatggaaggGTGTTACAGTTCCAAgtagaaataaaaacatgagGGCGCATTGAAGCATAATAAAGACAAACACATTTATAACCATTCCATTTATAACCCTCTTGCTCTGGAGCCCAAGTTTGGAATAGGAACTTCATGACAGCATCCATACAAAAATGACACTGACAAGTTCGGAAACTAACCCGCATGGACCTGCCACTGGACATAATTTCGGAGATGCCTTTGGCGGCATCATTCTTCTCCGCTACGCAGAGGACCCTCTTGATCTGACCCCTCCGCATCATGTCTAAAGTTGCCAATGAATCGTGGGCTGTAGAgtaacacttcaactggatccGTCGCCTTTGTTGTCCCAGTCGAAGCAGATGTTTTGTGAGGAGGTTCACGACTTGCATACCTGGCTTCTATTCACATAAAGCGGCTTCTTTTCCACTGTCCTGCGTCTGTATTAGCATGTTTGCTAGGTAGTTCCAGTAAAGACTTTATAACCATTTTGAAAACATAACATGTCACCATGTCAACTACTGCATCGACTAAATAAAGTTTCCCGTTGCCAAAATACATTCCCCAACATACTCtttcttattatttattaataacaAAAGTTCAACTTCACGATATTTACAAAACGCGCGCCCGCCCGTCAAATTCTACCGTATTCTGTCGTGGTGTCGTAAAATCCGAAAATGGCGTAAATCGTTCGACTGAACAAACTTATGGACACAAGTTTCACGTGGCAAAAATATCGACCTCCATCTGGGTAAAACCGATTGTATATATGACATTATAATATTTACATTGATATTGATTTCAAGAAATAACAATAAGGTAATATGGTCGCAAATAAACAGGTTTTGAGCATTTCCTGCGACGGTAACGTTGCACCACGATTTCCGTCCAAGTTGATATCATTTTTAgagattttattttgtacagAGTGGTAAAAACAATGAAATTTCTTCAACTTTCGCTCCATCGCGATTTATGCTGGTGTGGAATTCTTGCATCGGATTGGTGGTTGAGTCACCTGACACGACTCCCAGCAGCTGGGTAAACATGGCGTCAGTCTCACGGTGATATAATGATGATGTCGTTCTTGCCCGCTAGCAGCGTGATTGCTGGACGCATCTGTAGATCAAACACGCCAACGTGATGGAAATGAAGACATGAAGAAAAGACGGAGAGAGTCGCGGAATTTCATTACGCTGATGCTTGACTTTGCATGAACGATCTGATGATGGCCGGATGCACGGATTGCTGCTTTTGTTCCTAGGACGCTGACCTGAGTACATGGCAAGTATTAACGTCGAGCATCATATCTTATGGACTGAAACCCCGATGGCAAAATTGGACCCTGGGACACAAAGTCCACATCATGTTTTTTGGAGGAGCTCTTATGCCAGCGCATGGACGATGAGACCACAGTGATCAGGTGTGACTTTACATTGTCTATCTTGCATTTGAGTGTCTGCTTATTCATAATTGATAGATGAGCTGCACAGAGTGGTGTCTCTCATGCCTTGTTCAACAACAGCACTATGATAGGCTCACCTGACGTGGTGGCTTTCACAaaagaggatgatgatgatggtcagTCCACTCCTGACCCATGGGCTATTCCAGAAGAGTTCTCCATTCCCCTCCACCCTCTGGCTGACTCCAACCCTTGGGCCAAAACCTCATACGCTAAGTTCACAAAAGACTTCATCCTCATTTCGGAGTTCTCCGAGCAAGTGGGTCCTCAGCCTCTCCTCACCATTCCTGATGACCCCAAAGTCTGTGGCACTTTTGATCTCAACTACTTCTCCCTACGCATCATGTCAGTGGACTACCAGGCCTCCTTCGTGGGGCATCCGCCAGGCAGCGGATACCCTCGGCTCAGTTTTGTGGAGGACTCCAGGGTTGTCCTGGGTGACTCTAAGGAGGGCGCCTTTGCCTACGTCCATCACCTTACACTGTACGACCTGGAGGCGAGGGGCTTTGTGCGTCCCTTCTGCATGGCGTATGTTTCAGCAGATGAGAGGAAGATCATGTTGCAGTTTCAGGAGCTGTCCGGGCGCTTCTCGAAGGCCTCGGAGTGCCTGAAGGCCGGCAACCGCAGAGCCTTCGCCAAAGAACTCCAGAGGAAGCTTCGAGACCTAGAGTAGGTACCTCCTTGAGTCTGTAGTAGCAATACATTTAACTTGAAAATTATTGACAGTTTCTTCATAATTGAATTCCAGAAGACAGTTGAGCCAAACTTAATTCCAcgccttttcttttttcttaggTACACTCACTCTGTTCTCCAGAGGGAGGAGGGCCTGCAGAGAGAGGCAGGGCCTCAGTGCATGTACTCGCCTCATGCTGTGGAAAAGGCCAACGAGCTCGCCAACGTGGAGAAGAGCATTTACGAACACAGAGACCTTCTGAGACAGATCAGCTCGTACCATCATCGTCCCCGCCGAGACCCTCAGGCCGTTACGTGTCACAAGTGTATGAGCGAGTGCGAAGAGCTCTTCGGCAAGTACGCCGAGCTAGCTAAGCCTTCGAGCGGCGCTGACGCAGGGGAGAAACAAAATGGTCACGCGGGCCAAGTGGACATTGGCGAGGAAGACTACGAGCGTGTTGCACGCAGGCCGTCTTACACGCCGCAGCTGATTAAAGCAAAGTCAGCCAAATGTTTCGACAAGCGCCTCAAGACCCTCCAAGAGCTGTGCGATGACACCTTCTACCAGGCCACCGTGGAGCTCCTGAAGGAGACGGAAAGGAGTTTCCGAGGCGACCTGTGCTACCTGCACACACGTCGCTTGGACCTAGCCCTCCGCAGAAAGCAGAGCATTATGAACTTTTTGTTTGAGGAGGACCTCTGTGAAGACGACTATGATGATCTGGATGGAAGGGCGACATTACGACCACTTTGTGCTGTGAACCATGCTGTAGACAACTCCAAACTCATCAATCCAGTCGTGCTGGGACCGGAACCTCCGAAGCTTTTGGACTTTGCCTCTGAGACTAGCCATACTGGAGACTTCAAGCTTGAAGAGGACCATCTCAAGACTTCCTGTTCCGACCAGGAATCGGAGACCCAGAAGTGCTCTGAGAAACCTACTGGAAACTGTGGCAACCAGGCAAGCCTGAAGCCGGAAGTTCTGGATGCTGAGTCCGACTCGACCCCAGACTGTGACCATAAAACTCATCTGGATGGTGATGCTACTGATGAAGACGGGGAACCCAAGGTTTTGTTGGAGGaaccaaggaaggaaggacgcaAGAAGGACTCTACTTTTGTTCCGATGGATACCGCATGCTGTATGACTCACGAAGGTTTTCTGGATAATCCGCCTGATGCGGTGCCTCGTCTCACCGCCCACCTGCAGAATGCTCAAATCCTGGTGGTCAACCAGGAGCCCCAGGCCCTACTTCCACTCCAGGATGACTATGCTGTAGGATCACCATGCTCAGAAAACCTCACAACCGGACTCCTCGGAGATGCCGTGTCCCATACATCGGCCGAGGACGGCTCGGATTGTACCACGTGTACATCCACCGGTTCCGATTGGACCGCTTCTCCTGTCGGCAATGGGGGGTTGCTGACCTTGCGTCAGAAGAAAAAGGCCGGACAAGGGGCCTTGAGGTTTGTGCGACAGTACCCCTTTGCTATACAGGCTCTGTGGTCTTTGCTGAGCGGCAGGACGCTGGTGGTGCTCGGCGCCGATGAGGCCAGAGTTCGCCGGCTGGTTTCTGCTCTAGCCCTCTTTGTACCTGCTCCAGGGAGGTGTGGAGAGCGAGTCCAGGCGTGGCTGGCCTGCCCTTTCAGCCTTACGGACCTGCACAGATGGAAACTTATTGGATTGCAAAGGTACATTTTAGAAGTAATTATTGACTTTCTAATGGTCACGACAATTGACAAATATTTCTCATGTTGTCTCTCAGAGTGGCATCTCCTGCCGGTTCCAGCATGCTGTACTCATTGTCCCGCTACAGCCGCTACATCTCCATCTTGGACGCCGACCAGAAGACCTTACGCTGTCCACCTTATGATGGCAAACTGCTAGCCAACATGGCTGACCACCGCACCTACGTCCGGCGCGGTTCCACCTACTTCCTTCACGTCCAGAGCACACTGTGTCACCTGGCGGCCAAGGCCTTTCTGTTCACCTTCACCCACCACCTCCACCTGCCTGTCAACACCACAGAGGGGATGGAAGGCGTTCTGGCCCGACGCACCTTCTTCCTCCAGGAGCAGCTGGGCCTGGGAGAGGAGGACAGACAGATAGTGCTCTACCTCAGCTACCTGATCACACAGCACTACCTGCACGCCTCTGATGGCCGCACCGCAGCAGCGCCTTCTTTTAATTTCACCTACACCAGCAGCGTTTTATACAAaatctgattattattatttttctcttcAGGGAACCGCTacccttttatttttaatggacTAAGGATGATCCTGATCCCGAGGATGATCATTTTAATTTCAGATCAAACTGCACtgatttttattgtattatCTCTGCAGAgccgtctcgtgtgtgtgtgtgtaggaatCAAGGAAACAGTATTTGCATATTGTTGGGGTTACAATGCAGGATCAATCCcttctcaaacacacacaatatgTGAGTAGtatctcagttttttttttattgttgtaaaTTATATTCACACTGCTGTTTGTGTCCAGGAATAGCTTGTTTGGTCCGAAACAAACGTGCATTATGCTGATATTGTGTCCATGAAATTTCATTAGCACCAAGCAACCTTTGTCCACTAACGTTCCCATTGGCTGTTTCAGCCATATGAAATTGAATCCACGTGGTAGTGCATGTCCTGAAAAATCAGCGGTTACACAAATATTCTCCCAACAGCGATAAAAACCTGGTGACGTGATCCGCTGTTGAGCAAAACTTCCAAGTTATTTAACCTTAATGTATTGAATTTCACTGTTGTCTTAAGGTGTGAGTGTTGTGCTGTCAGCATGAGACCGTTTTGTGCCACAGTGAAATATTGTAATGTTTTGGGCTTTATCGTGCGTGAAAGAAAAGTGAGAGGGAATGCTCGAGTCTGGATGACTGTTGCATATTTATAAAGACCCAATTTACTGTTGCCTGATCAGTGGTCTTTGTTAGATGTAATCACAAAACTCatctgttgtttttatttagtcCACAAATCCAATCCACAAATGTATGAAATCAGCCATCTTTTGAATCCATGTTTTTCTGTTGCCAAAATTCTGTATCCACTAATAATTCTGTACATGTGACTGCATGGGTTTGAGTATCATGGCGGCATTTCTG encodes the following:
- the smcr8a gene encoding guanine nucleotide exchange protein smcr8a, which codes for MDDETTVISTMIGSPDVVAFTKEDDDDGQSTPDPWAIPEEFSIPLHPLADSNPWAKTSYAKFTKDFILISEFSEQVGPQPLLTIPDDPKVCGTFDLNYFSLRIMSVDYQASFVGHPPGSGYPRLSFVEDSRVVLGDSKEGAFAYVHHLTLYDLEARGFVRPFCMAYVSADERKIMLQFQELSGRFSKASECLKAGNRRAFAKELQRKLRDLEYTHSVLQREEGLQREAGPQCMYSPHAVEKANELANVEKSIYEHRDLLRQISSYHHRPRRDPQAVTCHKCMSECEELFGKYAELAKPSSGADAGEKQNGHAGQVDIGEEDYERVARRPSYTPQLIKAKSAKCFDKRLKTLQELCDDTFYQATVELLKETERSFRGDLCYLHTRRLDLALRRKQSIMNFLFEEDLCEDDYDDLDGRATLRPLCAVNHAVDNSKLINPVVLGPEPPKLLDFASETSHTGDFKLEEDHLKTSCSDQESETQKCSEKPTGNCGNQASLKPEVLDAESDSTPDCDHKTHLDGDATDEDGEPKVLLEEPRKEGRKKDSTFVPMDTACCMTHEGFLDNPPDAVPRLTAHLQNAQILVVNQEPQALLPLQDDYAVGSPCSENLTTGLLGDAVSHTSAEDGSDCTTCTSTGSDWTASPVGNGGLLTLRQKKKAGQGALRFVRQYPFAIQALWSLLSGRTLVVLGADEARVRRLVSALALFVPAPGRCGERVQAWLACPFSLTDLHRWKLIGLQRVASPAGSSMLYSLSRYSRYISILDADQKTLRCPPYDGKLLANMADHRTYVRRGSTYFLHVQSTLCHLAAKAFLFTFTHHLHLPVNTTEGMEGVLARRTFFLQEQLGLGEEDRQIVLYLSYLITQHYLHASDGRTAAAPSFNFTYTSSVLYKI